The Gammaproteobacteria bacterium genome has a segment encoding these proteins:
- the pilW gene encoding type IV pilus biogenesis/stability protein PilW: MSVVRSGRIGILLAALLCMAGCVSTSNSGVSSKTSRKEAAQYNMQLGIGYLRQGDLKTAQAKLEKAIADDDSLATAYRALGLVFERLGDIPGAERNYRRAVSLAPEDPDALNALAVFLCLQKHDTAEAMRNFERALAIPLSKAETNKAMLYTNAGVCARRIDLAAAETYFRSALGADPGFRDALLQIADVAYERSNYLQSRAFLERYLGSGDPTPGALWLGVRVERKLGATSTAQTYAEQLRKVFPASVETRLLLESERNAG, translated from the coding sequence ATGTCTGTCGTGAGATCAGGCCGTATCGGCATCCTGTTGGCCGCGCTGTTGTGCATGGCTGGCTGTGTCTCCACCAGCAACAGTGGTGTTTCCTCGAAGACTTCACGCAAGGAAGCGGCGCAGTACAACATGCAGCTCGGGATCGGTTACCTGCGCCAGGGTGATCTGAAAACTGCCCAGGCGAAGCTCGAGAAGGCGATCGCCGACGATGACAGCCTGGCCACGGCATACCGCGCGCTCGGCCTGGTGTTCGAGCGCCTCGGCGACATTCCGGGTGCGGAGAGAAACTACCGGCGCGCGGTCAGCCTGGCACCCGAGGATCCGGATGCGCTGAACGCGCTGGCGGTGTTTCTGTGCCTGCAGAAACACGACACTGCCGAGGCCATGCGCAACTTCGAGCGCGCCCTGGCGATTCCGCTGTCGAAGGCGGAAACCAACAAGGCGATGCTCTATACGAATGCCGGCGTCTGCGCCCGGCGAATCGATCTCGCCGCGGCCGAGACCTATTTCCGCAGTGCGCTCGGTGCCGATCCTGGCTTCCGGGATGCGTTGCTGCAGATCGCCGATGTGGCCTACGAGCGATCGAACTACCTGCAGTCACGGGCCTTCCTCGAGCGCTACCTCGGTTCCGGGGATCCCACGCCTGGAGCGCTGTGGCTCGGTGTGCGGGTGGAAAGAAAGCTCGGTGCGACGAGTACCGCGCAGACTTATGCGGAACAACTGCGCAAGGTGTTCCCCGCATCGGTCGAGACCCGGCTGCTGCTGGAGAGTGAGCGCAATGCCGGATAG
- the rlmN gene encoding 23S rRNA (adenine(2503)-C(2))-methyltransferase RlmN, whose protein sequence is MTSTPAISLIGLPRRDLEQFFAGIGEKPFRARQLMKWIYGRGVLDPAQMTDLGIALRHDLAARAPVRLPSILAAQESADGTMKWRLDAGAGQAIETVFIPEPDRGTLCVSSQVGCAMDCSFCATGQQGFNRNLTAAQIISQVLLARRELGDSQGRSPITNVVFMGMGEPLANFRAVVQVCDVLVDDLACKLSRRRVTVSTCGLVPQIRRLGGESRVALAVSLHAPDDDLRNQLVPINRLHPIAELLDACWAYVDATNTREITFEYVMLEGVNDSPAQARRLAALLRGRPAKLNLIPFNPFPGAAYRRSSPEAVNEFRLILSTAGVVTVTRRTRGDDIAAACGQLAGQVENRVRAPLGSKLQETACLS, encoded by the coding sequence ATGACGAGCACACCGGCCATCAGTCTCATCGGGTTGCCGCGCCGCGATCTCGAGCAGTTCTTCGCCGGTATCGGCGAGAAGCCGTTTCGTGCGCGCCAGCTCATGAAATGGATTTATGGCCGGGGTGTGCTCGATCCCGCACAGATGACGGATCTCGGCATCGCGTTGCGCCACGATCTGGCCGCGCGTGCGCCGGTGCGCCTGCCGTCGATCCTGGCTGCCCAGGAGTCCGCTGACGGCACGATGAAGTGGCGGCTGGATGCCGGGGCAGGCCAGGCGATCGAGACCGTCTTCATTCCCGAGCCTGATCGCGGCACGCTGTGTGTGTCGTCGCAGGTCGGCTGTGCGATGGATTGCTCGTTCTGTGCGACGGGCCAGCAGGGATTCAACCGCAACCTCACCGCGGCGCAGATCATTTCGCAGGTGCTGCTGGCAAGGCGCGAACTCGGCGACTCGCAGGGGCGTTCGCCGATTACCAATGTCGTGTTCATGGGTATGGGCGAGCCGCTGGCGAATTTCCGGGCGGTCGTCCAGGTGTGCGACGTACTGGTCGATGACCTGGCCTGCAAGCTGTCCCGCCGCCGGGTCACCGTCAGCACCTGTGGGCTGGTGCCGCAGATCCGGCGCCTCGGCGGGGAATCACGCGTGGCCCTCGCCGTATCTCTGCACGCGCCGGACGACGACTTGCGCAACCAGCTCGTTCCGATCAACCGCTTGCACCCGATCGCCGAGTTGCTCGATGCCTGCTGGGCCTATGTCGATGCGACCAATACCCGGGAAATTACCTTCGAGTACGTGATGCTCGAGGGCGTGAATGACTCCCCGGCCCAGGCCCGGCGCCTGGCGGCGCTGCTGCGAGGGCGCCCGGCAAAGCTGAACCTGATCCCCTTCAATCCGTTCCCGGGCGCCGCGTATCGGCGCTCGTCGCCGGAGGCCGTCAACGAGTTCCGCCTGATTCTCTCGACTGCCGGGGTGGTCACCGTCACGCGGCGAACACGCGGCGACGACATTGCGGCCGCCTGCGGACAACTGGCTGGCCAGGTGGAGAACCGGGTGCGCGCACCCCTTGGAAGCAAGCTGCAGGAGACCGCATGTCTGTCGTGA